The Chitinophaga sp. H8 genome contains a region encoding:
- a CDS encoding FecR family protein: MSKEEYTIIDIEQFDQIVLLLQKQLRGEVLTTAEGDKLESWKKSRPENLELYNQVNDPAGLKDLLHQWHSIELTKESNKKRLISQVAGAPVVNKVHFMRRWGWAAAVVLFILGAGVFAFLEKSNKVKDNLVLLQDVAPGGNKATLLLANGSSVVLDSTGNRVIQQGNTAIQQSNGQLQYQAGGNAADAGYNTLSTPRGAQYRVTLSDGTKVWLNSASSLKYPAVFTGKERIVELHGQGYFEVAKHAGLPFKVKVNNMEVNVLGTHFDIMAYSDEKMISTTLLEGAVQILSGGETQLLKPGQQAVLNKESQLLSVHEVAVNKVVAWKEGLFVFNNMDLPTILREISRWYDVEIVYEVVPNGKLYGGGISRQLQLSEILHFLEANGINRFKIAGRKVIVLPVQ; encoded by the coding sequence ATGAGCAAAGAGGAGTATACTATAATAGATATTGAGCAATTTGATCAGATTGTACTACTGCTGCAGAAGCAGTTGAGAGGAGAGGTATTGACGACAGCAGAAGGCGACAAGCTGGAAAGCTGGAAAAAAAGCAGGCCGGAAAACCTGGAATTATATAATCAGGTTAATGATCCTGCGGGGCTGAAGGACCTGCTTCATCAGTGGCATTCTATTGAACTAACGAAAGAAAGCAACAAAAAACGTCTTATTAGTCAGGTTGCCGGCGCACCTGTTGTTAATAAGGTGCATTTTATGCGAAGGTGGGGATGGGCTGCCGCAGTGGTACTTTTTATCTTGGGAGCTGGTGTTTTTGCCTTCCTGGAAAAGAGCAATAAAGTAAAGGATAACCTGGTACTGCTGCAGGATGTAGCACCCGGAGGCAATAAGGCCACTCTTCTGCTGGCCAATGGATCCAGTGTGGTGCTGGATAGTACCGGAAACAGGGTAATTCAGCAAGGTAATACCGCTATTCAACAATCTAATGGACAACTACAGTACCAGGCGGGAGGAAATGCGGCAGATGCTGGTTATAATACCTTGAGCACCCCAAGGGGTGCACAGTACAGAGTGACCTTGTCTGATGGTACTAAAGTTTGGCTTAATTCTGCCTCCTCGCTCAAATATCCTGCTGTATTTACCGGAAAAGAAAGAATTGTAGAGCTGCACGGACAGGGATATTTCGAGGTTGCCAAGCATGCCGGGCTGCCGTTTAAGGTAAAGGTCAACAATATGGAAGTGAATGTACTGGGTACTCATTTTGATATAATGGCTTATTCCGATGAGAAAATGATAAGTACTACCTTGTTGGAAGGTGCAGTACAGATACTTAGCGGAGGAGAAACACAACTGCTGAAGCCTGGGCAGCAGGCAGTATTAAACAAGGAAAGCCAGCTATTATCAGTACATGAGGTGGCTGTTAATAAAGTGGTGGCATGGAAAGAGGGGCTTTTTGTTTTTAACAATATGGATTTGCCTACTATTCTCAGAGAAATTTCCAGATGGTATGATGTAGAAATTGTTTATGAAGTGGTACCCAACGGGAAGCTGTATGGAGGAGGTATCAGCAGACAACTGCAATTATCTGAAATATTACATTTTCTGGAAGCTAATGGGATTAACCGTTTTAAAATAGCTGGTAGAAAGGTAATTGTTTTGCCAGTACAATAA
- a CDS encoding XAC2610-related protein has product MLDYKLKDSVLILSEANKTGTRVASIIFDPFDENSKTLTGIWKDLISGKTLPVQVSRDYDMTGGKDTAWTNKDVIQAISLKGRYFKTVLSKDSGEYYAAVRGVKILDKKTGILLQQIPVDCQQRGIYSIAVDDYNFDGYEDFSIFEEAYAGANESSLYFLYNPTKKKYFKSNIYGISLVFDPVSKTITESNACCGGRERSVTTYRLVKNEMVEVASHHYVWDEKEQDYVEKKKPVRKKNPINLIH; this is encoded by the coding sequence TTGCTGGATTATAAATTAAAAGACAGCGTTTTGATACTTTCTGAGGCAAACAAAACAGGGACAAGGGTGGCAAGTATTATATTCGATCCTTTTGATGAAAACAGTAAAACACTAACAGGTATCTGGAAAGATTTGATCTCAGGTAAAACACTGCCCGTTCAGGTAAGCAGGGACTATGATATGACAGGGGGAAAGGATACCGCATGGACCAATAAAGATGTTATTCAGGCAATTTCATTAAAAGGGCGATACTTTAAAACCGTACTGTCTAAAGATAGTGGAGAGTATTATGCTGCAGTGAGAGGGGTTAAAATTCTGGACAAAAAAACCGGGATCCTGCTGCAACAAATACCAGTTGATTGCCAACAGCGAGGGATCTATAGTATAGCTGTTGATGATTACAATTTTGATGGGTATGAGGACTTTTCAATTTTTGAGGAAGCTTATGCGGGCGCCAATGAATCCAGTTTATACTTTTTGTATAATCCCACGAAAAAGAAATATTTCAAAAGTAACATCTATGGGATATCCCTGGTCTTTGACCCTGTATCAAAAACTATTACGGAATCAAATGCATGCTGTGGAGGAAGAGAACGGTCTGTGACCACTTATCGACTTGTAAAAAACGAAATGGTTGAAGTTGCATCACATCATTATGTGTGGGATGAGAAAGAACAGGATTATGTTGAAAAAAAGAAGCCGGTACGTAAAAAAAATCCCATTAACCTCATTCATTAA
- a CDS encoding DUF3823 domain-containing protein → MKSYKLYIVTLSALLIISACKLDNYDAPSATLYGAFIDAERGGLVEQDIIRGTTIEYVEAGYAAKAKEYMVVKNDGTYRNTMLFPNHYEVTPVRGNFAAIAPQEINISGQTKLDFAVLPYIRVKDLDIRKEGTRIVATFKLQQTIGKPVSRVGIYAHPDMSVGASLHTALVEKNINAVADSNQVFTLELDIAATPSLTTGKPYFFRVGALIDVPEAKFNYAKAVRLTP, encoded by the coding sequence ATGAAAAGTTATAAACTATATATAGTTACATTATCAGCGCTATTAATAATAAGCGCCTGTAAGCTGGATAATTATGATGCACCAAGTGCTACGCTGTATGGAGCTTTTATAGATGCTGAACGGGGAGGTCTGGTAGAGCAGGACATTATCCGGGGTACAACAATAGAATATGTGGAAGCAGGATATGCAGCAAAGGCTAAAGAATATATGGTAGTGAAGAATGATGGCACTTACCGTAACACGATGTTATTCCCCAACCATTATGAGGTTACACCGGTAAGAGGAAACTTTGCAGCTATAGCACCTCAGGAGATAAACATCAGTGGACAAACCAAGCTGGATTTTGCGGTACTTCCCTACATCCGTGTAAAAGACCTGGATATTAGAAAGGAGGGTACCAGGATCGTGGCCACCTTTAAATTACAGCAAACAATCGGTAAACCGGTGAGTAGGGTAGGTATTTATGCCCATCCTGATATGAGTGTGGGAGCAAGCCTGCATACTGCACTGGTAGAAAAGAATATTAATGCTGTGGCAGACTCCAACCAGGTTTTTACACTGGAGCTGGATATTGCAGCTACTCCTTCATTGACTACTGGTAAACCCTATTTCTTCAGAGTGGGTGCATTGATAGATGTGCCTGAGGCCAAGTTTAACTATGCAAAAGCAGTAAGACTGACGCCTTAA
- a CDS encoding TonB-dependent receptor, translating to MKMTAIILLISFLHVSATGFTQKISLFAKNKPLQQVFTEIVTQTGVSIIYDEHMLANTLPVTIEVKNVPVREVLDMCVKNQPIIYTIEPNNIVVINMAKITSLPLPLADTTITITGIVKDEKGEPIPGVTIQVKDTKRGTQTAANGVYKITIAGNEGVLVYSNIGFEKVERTVKGNMVVNISLKPASASLQDVVVVGYGAKKRETITGAINSINSKEIKTTTNTSLSQMLQGKIPGLQIRQNAGGPGDFNSMINIRGFGAPLYVIDGIPRDDGSFFQRLNPEEIESISVIKDASAAIYGLRAANGVIIVTTKKGGKGKTTFNYTGVVGAQRPTDVPRMANRAEWAQLRNDAAINAGGLPYFTKENLEQNLTGPSTDWYDETMKKAGFQQQHNISAMGGNDAVAYFANLGYVSEEGLLKSNDLSYKKYNFRTNLSATLSKHLKTEINLSGFYDKKEAPGQNFYGIFAGTRTALPNEPVYANNNPDYLALQPYLNPVALSERDLTGYVEDVNRVFQSSAALIYEVPGVKGLRLKGLAAYDNNNYSNKTLNKSYNLYTYDAANDKYNGYVQSKPSRISNYTSYNDRLTFQAHLLYDRLIADKHKIGVTLVYEQQQNWSRVSSLAREYTFFTNDQINQADLNNQKANGYENETASKSYIGRFNYDYKGRYFLEYAFRYDGSYRYHPDRRWGFFPVVSGGWRVSEEQFMKPVSFISHLKLRASYGLVGEDAGLPFQYVPGFSTSGGGGYEFADGTYTTGASSPAVTNENLTWFKSTISDIGIELSLLGKINFELDVYQRYRKGLLARRNVSLPNTFGSTLPEENINSDLVRGIDFSIGYQHNTGAFHYGIKGNFNFARTMNRYVERGAFLNSMDRWRSGASDRWSDVVWGYKLEGQFQNNEEIYYAPMQGGDLGNTRELPGDYRYKDMNEDGVIDGKDIVPLFWGGNPKLYYGLTLNASWKGFDFNALFQGAGKYSVRFREVYAEVFAFGLNTPAYFFDRWHKADPYDPNSEWVPGKWPATRFISNVGSMYAESIVWRKDASYMRLKSVELGYTFNPQALQKRGITSIRVFANAHNVYTWADAFVKQFDPEKIEGEYSAGLGYPLMRSFNAGINMNF from the coding sequence ATGAAAATGACGGCTATCATTCTGCTCATTTCCTTTCTTCATGTGAGTGCTACCGGTTTCACGCAAAAGATCTCCTTATTTGCTAAGAATAAGCCGCTGCAACAGGTTTTTACAGAAATCGTCACGCAAACCGGTGTCTCCATTATCTATGATGAGCACATGCTGGCAAACACTTTGCCGGTTACGATTGAAGTAAAGAATGTACCTGTACGCGAGGTGCTGGATATGTGTGTGAAAAACCAACCCATTATTTATACCATAGAACCTAATAACATTGTTGTTATTAATATGGCAAAAATAACCAGCTTACCATTACCGCTGGCTGACACAACGATTACCATTACAGGTATTGTAAAGGATGAAAAGGGAGAACCTATCCCTGGTGTAACGATACAGGTAAAAGATACAAAAAGAGGAACACAAACTGCTGCAAATGGGGTTTACAAAATTACTATAGCAGGGAATGAAGGGGTACTTGTTTATTCAAATATTGGTTTTGAAAAAGTAGAGCGGACCGTAAAGGGGAATATGGTAGTTAACATTTCTCTTAAGCCGGCGAGTGCTTCCTTACAGGATGTAGTGGTAGTAGGATATGGTGCCAAAAAGAGAGAAACTATCACCGGTGCGATCAATAGTATCAATTCAAAAGAGATTAAGACTACCACTAACACCAGCCTGTCGCAAATGCTGCAAGGTAAAATACCGGGCCTTCAAATACGTCAGAATGCGGGTGGCCCCGGCGATTTTAATTCTATGATTAATATCCGCGGTTTTGGCGCACCATTATATGTTATTGATGGGATCCCCCGTGATGATGGAAGTTTCTTTCAACGATTAAACCCCGAGGAAATTGAGAGCATCTCTGTGATAAAAGATGCTTCGGCAGCCATTTACGGCCTCAGAGCGGCCAACGGTGTTATTATTGTTACCACCAAAAAAGGAGGAAAAGGGAAGACCACATTTAATTACACTGGCGTGGTAGGCGCACAACGACCTACGGATGTACCCAGAATGGCCAACAGGGCAGAATGGGCACAGCTAAGAAATGATGCTGCTATTAACGCAGGTGGTCTTCCTTACTTTACTAAAGAAAACCTGGAGCAAAACCTGACAGGGCCTTCTACAGACTGGTATGATGAAACGATGAAGAAGGCAGGCTTTCAGCAACAACATAATATCTCTGCCATGGGAGGTAATGATGCCGTAGCCTATTTTGCAAATCTGGGTTATGTTAGTGAAGAAGGGCTACTTAAGAGTAATGACTTGTCTTACAAAAAATATAATTTCAGAACCAACCTGAGTGCAACACTTTCAAAGCATCTTAAAACAGAAATTAATCTCTCAGGTTTTTATGACAAGAAGGAGGCACCAGGCCAGAACTTTTACGGCATCTTTGCAGGCACCCGAACTGCTCTGCCAAATGAACCGGTATATGCAAATAATAACCCGGATTACCTGGCATTACAACCCTATTTGAATCCGGTAGCATTGTCGGAGCGTGATCTTACCGGTTATGTGGAAGATGTTAACAGAGTATTTCAATCTTCTGCGGCCCTTATCTATGAAGTGCCTGGTGTAAAAGGCCTTCGATTGAAGGGACTGGCCGCTTATGATAACAACAATTACAGCAATAAGACCCTGAACAAAAGTTACAATCTTTATACCTATGATGCTGCAAACGATAAGTATAATGGATATGTACAAAGCAAACCTTCCAGGATATCCAATTATACATCTTACAACGATCGTCTTACATTCCAGGCACATCTGCTGTATGATCGCCTGATTGCAGATAAACATAAGATCGGGGTAACATTGGTATATGAACAGCAACAAAACTGGAGTAGGGTTTCTTCTCTGGCTCGTGAGTATACTTTCTTCACCAATGATCAGATCAATCAGGCCGATCTGAATAATCAGAAGGCAAATGGCTATGAGAATGAAACTGCCAGTAAGTCTTACATTGGCCGCTTTAATTATGATTACAAAGGCCGGTACTTTCTGGAGTACGCTTTCAGGTACGATGGCTCTTACCGTTATCATCCGGACAGAAGATGGGGATTCTTTCCTGTCGTTTCAGGGGGCTGGCGCGTATCAGAAGAACAGTTTATGAAGCCGGTATCTTTTATTTCGCATCTTAAACTGCGTGCGTCGTATGGTTTAGTGGGTGAAGATGCCGGATTACCTTTCCAGTATGTTCCGGGTTTCTCTACCAGTGGTGGGGGTGGTTATGAATTTGCAGATGGTACTTATACCACAGGGGCTTCTTCTCCGGCTGTTACAAACGAAAACCTAACCTGGTTTAAATCTACTATCAGCGATATAGGGATAGAGCTTTCCCTGTTGGGTAAAATCAACTTTGAATTGGATGTGTATCAGCGATACCGGAAAGGACTATTGGCCAGGAGAAATGTTTCCCTGCCGAATACTTTCGGTAGTACGCTCCCGGAAGAGAATATTAACAGTGACCTGGTACGGGGGATCGATTTTTCAATCGGCTATCAGCATAATACCGGTGCCTTCCATTATGGTATTAAAGGCAATTTCAACTTTGCACGCACCATGAATCGCTATGTTGAAAGGGGCGCTTTTCTGAATAGTATGGACAGATGGCGCAGTGGCGCATCAGACAGGTGGAGTGATGTGGTATGGGGCTACAAACTGGAGGGGCAGTTTCAGAACAATGAAGAAATCTACTACGCCCCAATGCAGGGTGGAGATCTGGGGAATACCCGGGAGCTGCCAGGAGATTATCGTTATAAGGATATGAATGAAGATGGTGTCATAGATGGAAAAGATATTGTTCCCCTGTTTTGGGGCGGTAACCCTAAATTATATTATGGCCTTACACTTAATGCTTCCTGGAAAGGGTTTGATTTCAATGCATTATTTCAAGGTGCAGGGAAATATTCTGTGAGGTTCAGGGAAGTATATGCAGAAGTGTTTGCATTTGGACTGAATACGCCGGCATACTTTTTTGACAGATGGCATAAAGCAGATCCTTATGATCCCAATAGTGAATGGGTACCTGGTAAATGGCCTGCTACACGCTTTATTTCTAATGTTGGGTCTATGTATGCCGAAAGCATTGTATGGCGGAAAGATGCTTCTTATATGCGTTTAAAGAGCGTAGAGCTTGGATACACTTTTAACCCGCAGGCGCTGCAGAAACGGGGGATCACCAGTATCAGGGTATTTGCAAACGCCCATAATGTGTATACCTGGGCAGATGCTTTTGTAAAGCAGTTTGACCCTGAAAAGATAGAAGGTGAGTACAGTGCGGGTCTGGGATATCCTTTGATGAGGAGTTTTAACGCAGGCATTAATATGAATTTTTAA
- a CDS encoding RNA polymerase sigma factor — protein MRIEETPSEAELLLTFREGTTSSLVYLYNKYYNSVVFFSHSLIKDRQQAEDIALESFVKLWQKREEIASMGKLRGYLFTLARNACLDYLKHGNVKARAQETLLQEAQLSEGEIEANLVASDLMRLIYAEIKSLPDAYREVLELLYLNDLTSAEAADKLGISMENLRQRKGRAIKHLRVELVKKGISHLTITLFFL, from the coding sequence ATGCGTATTGAAGAAACACCTTCTGAGGCGGAACTGCTTTTGACTTTTAGAGAGGGTACTACTTCATCACTAGTATACTTATATAATAAGTATTATAATTCGGTAGTATTTTTTTCCCACAGTCTTATAAAGGACCGGCAGCAGGCAGAGGACATTGCTCTCGAGTCTTTTGTTAAGTTATGGCAAAAAAGGGAAGAGATAGCAAGCATGGGTAAATTAAGAGGATATCTGTTTACCCTTGCCAGAAACGCCTGTCTGGATTATCTGAAACATGGCAATGTGAAAGCCAGGGCACAGGAGACCCTTTTACAGGAAGCACAGCTATCAGAAGGCGAAATTGAAGCTAACCTGGTAGCCTCAGATCTTATGCGGCTTATATATGCAGAGATCAAATCCTTACCTGATGCCTACAGGGAAGTATTGGAATTACTCTATCTGAATGATCTTACCTCTGCCGAAGCAGCTGATAAACTGGGGATAAGTATGGAAAATCTACGGCAACGCAAAGGGCGGGCTATTAAGCACCTGCGTGTTGAATTGGTGAAAAAGGGAATCAGCCACCTTACTATCACACTGTTCTTTTTATAA
- a CDS encoding AGE family epimerase/isomerase, whose protein sequence is MNLDNYISLYRNSLLEDVIPFWMKNSIDEEYGGYFTCLDTVGNVYDTDKFVWLQCRQVWTFSMLYNRVEKKQEWLDIAIKGAAFLTKNGRDKEGNWYFSLNQQGKPLVQPYNIFSDCFAAMAYGQLYKATGNKAYGEIAVATFHNILKRSSDPKGIYSKAFPGTRNLQGFSLPMILSNLVLEIEHLLDPVIVDDTIKQAIHLVMNVFYQEDLNLILENVHMDGSFSDTFEGRTINPGHGLEALWFIMDLAVRDNDVTLINKAVSIALQIVEYGWDKAHGGIFYFLDQQNKPPQQLEWDQKLWWVHAEAIVCMLKGYALTGNPACWKWFEQLHDYTWRHFPDTANGEWFGYLNREGRVLLPLKGGKWKGCFHVPRTLYQGWKTLEDIKMKKESTVLQK, encoded by the coding sequence ATGAATCTGGATAATTATATTAGCCTTTACCGGAATAGTTTATTAGAGGATGTCATTCCTTTCTGGATGAAAAATTCCATTGATGAAGAATATGGAGGCTATTTTACTTGCCTTGATACCGTTGGCAATGTGTATGATACCGATAAATTTGTTTGGCTGCAATGCAGACAGGTCTGGACATTTTCAATGTTATATAACCGGGTAGAGAAAAAACAGGAATGGCTGGATATTGCAATAAAAGGCGCAGCATTTTTGACAAAGAACGGCCGTGATAAAGAGGGTAACTGGTATTTTTCTCTTAATCAACAAGGAAAACCGCTGGTGCAGCCTTATAATATTTTTTCTGATTGTTTTGCTGCAATGGCTTATGGTCAATTATATAAAGCCACCGGCAATAAAGCATATGGTGAAATAGCGGTAGCTACATTTCATAATATTCTTAAAAGGAGTAGTGATCCTAAAGGAATATATTCCAAGGCTTTTCCCGGCACGAGAAATCTGCAGGGTTTTTCATTGCCAATGATTTTGTCAAATCTTGTGCTGGAGATAGAACATTTGCTGGATCCTGTTATTGTAGATGATACGATCAAGCAGGCAATACATCTCGTGATGAATGTTTTTTACCAGGAGGACCTGAACCTCATTCTGGAGAATGTGCATATGGATGGAAGTTTTTCTGATACTTTTGAAGGCCGGACAATCAACCCCGGTCATGGATTGGAAGCGCTCTGGTTTATTATGGACCTCGCTGTGCGCGATAACGATGTGACGCTGATCAATAAGGCAGTGTCTATTGCTTTACAGATTGTTGAATATGGATGGGACAAGGCACATGGCGGGATATTCTATTTCCTGGACCAGCAGAACAAACCCCCTCAGCAGCTTGAGTGGGATCAGAAATTATGGTGGGTACATGCGGAGGCTATTGTTTGTATGCTTAAAGGCTATGCTTTGACAGGTAACCCTGCATGCTGGAAATGGTTTGAACAATTACATGATTATACCTGGAGGCATTTCCCTGACACTGCCAATGGAGAATGGTTTGGTTATCTTAACCGGGAAGGCAGGGTTTTACTTCCCTTGAAGGGAGGGAAATGGAAAGGTTGTTTTCATGTACCCCGTACTTTGTATCAGGGATGGAAAACTTTGGAGGATATTAAAATGAAAAAAGAAAGTACCGTATTGCAAAAATAA
- a CDS encoding RagB/SusD family nutrient uptake outer membrane protein — MKLIQKTILFIGMLAFAGCGKNILDKKPLDKLTGEALFSDPEGVKVYMANLYYQLPVEDFTFFRSGFNIRDGENLVPAMLTDEAIHSEYADFLQVNDFSWWDQGYKLIRDVNILIGMIPGLNVPEDQMNALTGESAFIRAYAYFALAKRYGGVPLITAVQKYEGNVEALKVPRSSEKATWDFILQECDSAINNLPDTWPGGRRASKWAAYALKSRAALYAASLAKFGERAPLSGDAVSQKLVGIDKAAANGYYEACIKASEAIMGAGKYGLYSPSPASPEEAAENYRKMFEDPSLALNEAIFIKGFASPGDITGHNYDIWYQPAQTTGGWPFPGRLDPTLELMDTYENYATPGQSAPIITTISGNDANDYNGFNPSKQYKRFDKPYGIFVGKDARLWGTAVLPGTQWKGQEIIIQAGFIKPDGTPQILSGDPFTHNGKTYYTYGAADAALYSGFDPNGGDYTRTGASFKKFLNQKNPVAPTWNQSVTDYMDFRFAEILLNYAEAVVESGYTADNAQLKATKAINDIRRRAGHTVDIPLSVENVQRERVVELAFENKRIWDLIRRREYHTLFNNKMRHALLPVLDLRVQPAQYIFIRANVARAVLATFDPKQYYRPIPGIGANGLVQNPQY, encoded by the coding sequence ATGAAACTAATTCAAAAAACGATACTATTTATAGGGATGCTTGCCTTTGCTGGTTGTGGTAAAAATATTCTGGATAAAAAACCACTGGACAAGCTGACGGGCGAAGCTTTATTTTCTGATCCGGAGGGCGTGAAGGTATATATGGCTAACCTGTATTATCAATTACCTGTGGAGGACTTTACATTCTTCAGGAGCGGATTTAATATCCGTGATGGGGAAAACCTGGTGCCAGCTATGCTTACGGATGAGGCTATTCATTCCGAATATGCTGATTTTTTGCAAGTGAACGATTTTTCCTGGTGGGACCAGGGGTATAAGCTGATCAGGGATGTGAATATACTGATAGGGATGATACCCGGACTTAATGTCCCTGAAGATCAGATGAATGCATTAACAGGAGAAAGTGCATTTATACGGGCCTACGCTTATTTTGCACTGGCAAAGCGATATGGAGGTGTACCATTGATTACAGCTGTACAAAAATATGAGGGAAATGTAGAAGCGTTAAAGGTTCCCAGAAGTTCAGAAAAGGCAACCTGGGATTTTATTTTGCAGGAATGCGATTCGGCCATTAACAATTTGCCCGATACCTGGCCGGGAGGGAGAAGGGCTTCCAAATGGGCGGCGTATGCACTCAAGTCAAGAGCAGCGCTGTATGCAGCATCTCTTGCGAAATTCGGAGAAAGAGCACCTTTATCCGGTGATGCAGTTTCACAAAAGTTGGTAGGTATTGATAAGGCTGCTGCCAATGGCTATTATGAAGCCTGTATAAAAGCGAGTGAAGCTATTATGGGGGCGGGGAAATACGGTTTGTACAGTCCTTCGCCTGCATCTCCGGAAGAAGCAGCTGAAAACTACAGGAAAATGTTTGAAGACCCATCTCTTGCATTGAATGAGGCGATCTTTATCAAAGGATTTGCAAGCCCCGGAGATATTACAGGACATAATTATGATATCTGGTATCAACCTGCACAAACAACAGGAGGTTGGCCTTTTCCGGGGCGGTTGGATCCAACCCTTGAACTGATGGATACTTATGAAAACTATGCTACTCCGGGACAAAGCGCACCTATCATTACTACTATAAGTGGGAATGACGCCAATGACTATAATGGCTTTAACCCGTCAAAGCAATATAAAAGATTTGACAAGCCATACGGCATATTTGTGGGAAAAGATGCACGGTTATGGGGAACAGCCGTTTTGCCGGGTACACAGTGGAAAGGACAGGAAATCATTATTCAGGCAGGATTTATTAAACCGGATGGAACGCCCCAGATATTGTCCGGCGACCCATTTACCCATAATGGTAAAACATATTACACCTATGGTGCAGCGGATGCTGCCCTTTATTCGGGATTTGATCCTAATGGAGGGGACTATACGAGAACAGGTGCTTCCTTCAAAAAGTTCCTGAATCAGAAGAACCCGGTTGCCCCGACCTGGAATCAATCGGTGACAGATTATATGGATTTCCGCTTTGCTGAAATACTGCTGAACTACGCAGAAGCAGTGGTGGAGAGTGGGTATACTGCTGATAATGCCCAGCTGAAGGCTACCAAAGCTATTAATGATATACGCCGCCGGGCTGGTCATACCGTTGATATTCCCCTGAGTGTAGAAAATGTGCAACGGGAGAGAGTAGTAGAACTGGCCTTTGAAAATAAAAGGATCTGGGATCTGATCAGAAGGAGAGAATATCATACACTCTTTAACAATAAAATGAGACATGCACTGTTGCCGGTACTTGATTTACGGGTACAGCCTGCGCAATACATTTTCATCAGGGCTAATGTAGCAAGAGCTGTACTTGCCACATTTGATCCGAAACAATATTATAGACCTATACCAGGAATAGGAGCTAATGGTCTGGTGCAAAATCCGCAATATTAA
- a CDS encoding sugar MFS transporter, giving the protein MAGISSSHDLVKPDHTINEKVNYYVPALFSLGVLYFMMGFITCLNDTLVPFFKKGFDLNYTSSSLVQFYFFLTYGLMSVPAGKIVQRIGYQKGMMMGFAIAAIGACLFFPAAVYHQYALFLGALFVLAIGIVLLQVAANPYITVLGPAETASSRLTLVQGVGSIGTTVAPLFGAHFILARLEEAGSSSDAVKYPYIGIALLLIVIVLILSQLKLPVIQTAIPDENERNDGFRALFRFRNLSFGVWALFFYVGAEVAIGTFLTNYVADTLLISETAANHYVAYYWGGMLVGRIVGGFFLRAVKPSVMLTGCACLSVLLILTAMTTTSHLAVWSLVAVGLFNSVMFAIIFSLAVAGLGKYTTMASGILSTAIVGGAVIAFSLGFVKDHFSWSMAFCVPLLCYCYIIFYGINGYRQRLTS; this is encoded by the coding sequence ATGGCAGGAATTTCTTCATCGCATGATTTAGTTAAACCGGATCATACAATTAATGAAAAGGTTAATTATTATGTTCCGGCACTGTTTTCGTTGGGTGTCCTTTATTTTATGATGGGGTTTATTACCTGTCTGAACGATACCTTAGTTCCTTTTTTTAAGAAAGGCTTTGACCTGAACTATACTTCTTCTTCTCTGGTGCAATTCTATTTTTTCCTGACCTATGGCCTGATGTCTGTTCCTGCAGGAAAAATAGTCCAGCGGATAGGGTATCAGAAGGGGATGATGATGGGATTTGCGATTGCAGCGATAGGTGCATGCCTGTTTTTTCCGGCAGCGGTGTATCATCAGTATGCGCTTTTTTTAGGTGCATTGTTTGTGCTGGCAATAGGTATTGTTTTGCTGCAGGTGGCAGCCAATCCATACATTACTGTACTTGGTCCGGCGGAAACAGCGTCATCAAGACTTACACTTGTACAAGGAGTAGGGTCCATAGGTACTACCGTGGCCCCGCTTTTCGGAGCGCATTTCATTCTTGCCCGACTGGAAGAAGCAGGTTCTTCCAGTGATGCAGTCAAGTACCCATATATTGGGATTGCATTATTGTTGATTGTAATTGTGCTGATACTCTCGCAGTTGAAACTTCCGGTAATACAAACAGCTATCCCGGATGAAAACGAACGGAATGATGGATTCCGGGCCTTATTCAGGTTTCGGAACCTTAGCTTTGGCGTGTGGGCTTTGTTCTTTTACGTAGGTGCAGAAGTGGCAATAGGTACTTTTTTGACAAACTATGTGGCAGATACACTTTTGATATCAGAAACTGCAGCTAACCACTACGTTGCTTATTACTGGGGAGGGATGTTGGTAGGACGTATTGTGGGCGGTTTTTTCCTCCGGGCGGTTAAACCATCAGTGATGCTGACCGGTTGTGCATGTCTGTCGGTATTGTTGATTTTGACTGCCATGACTACTACCAGTCATTTGGCAGTTTGGTCGCTTGTTGCTGTAGGTTTGTTTAATTCAGTAATGTTTGCGATCATTTTTTCTTTGGCTGTAGCTGGTTTAGGGAAGTATACGACGATGGCTTCAGGGATATTATCTACTGCAATTGTAGGCGGTGCAGTGATTGCTTTTTCACTGGGGTTTGTTAAGGATCATTTCAGTTGGTCTATGGCATTTTGTGTTCCTTTGTTATGCTATTGCTATATTATATTCTATGGTATCAATGGGTACCGGCAGCGTCTTACCAGTTGA